A genomic window from Cytobacillus suaedae includes:
- a CDS encoding pirin family protein produces MERKIKSVKTVQHTQQSPTHKVGLVIEPGKWAEYDPFLILAEDWFQKGTFDLHPHRGMETVTYVIEGRLEHFDNKAGKGELLPGDVQWMTAGSGVIHSEDPAEGETVHSLQLWVNLPRDKKMTEPRYQNMKAKDMPVFEKEGAVLRVFSGSSNGVKSTTLNHTPVTFVEINLEAGVQIRQELPGNYNGFLYVLEGQGTFGANQTEGHAGQVLFLENVGTDEESLITVRANQKMKVLLYAGQPIKEPVVAKGPFVMNTEEEVRQAYKDYMDGKFV; encoded by the coding sequence GTGGAGCGTAAAATAAAATCAGTTAAAACAGTTCAGCATACACAACAAAGTCCAACTCATAAGGTTGGCTTAGTAATAGAGCCTGGTAAATGGGCAGAATATGATCCATTTTTAATCTTAGCAGAAGATTGGTTTCAAAAAGGAACCTTCGATTTACATCCTCATAGGGGGATGGAAACCGTCACTTATGTGATTGAGGGCCGTCTGGAGCATTTTGATAATAAGGCCGGTAAGGGTGAGCTATTACCTGGTGATGTGCAATGGATGACAGCAGGCAGCGGAGTTATTCATAGTGAAGACCCAGCTGAAGGGGAAACAGTTCATTCCCTTCAGCTTTGGGTGAACTTACCACGTGATAAGAAGATGACAGAACCTCGATATCAAAATATGAAGGCAAAGGATATGCCAGTTTTTGAAAAAGAGGGAGCGGTACTGCGTGTATTTTCAGGATCATCAAATGGTGTAAAATCTACAACCTTAAACCATACCCCAGTTACCTTTGTCGAAATCAACCTTGAGGCTGGAGTTCAGATAAGACAGGAGTTACCTGGTAATTATAATGGGTTTTTGTATGTTTTAGAGGGACAAGGTACCTTCGGGGCAAATCAGACCGAAGGCCATGCTGGACAAGTCTTATTTTTAGAAAATGTTGGAACGGATGAAGAATCACTCATTACTGTTCGAGCAAACCAAAAGATGAAAGTTCTCCTTTATGCAGGACAGCCAATTAAAGAACCCGTAGTAGCAAAAGGACCATTTGTTATGAATACAGAAGAAGAAGTTCGTCAGGCATACAAGGATTACATGGATGGGAAGTTTGTGTAA
- a CDS encoding UvrD-helicase domain-containing protein — protein MESLKGNTGDLKGDIIDLRNTFWDDVKVNLDGSDEISETYLSIKQQAELLSERERSHSLFHKQLKTLARLKDSPYFGRIDFLEEGEKASDQIYLGISSLMDENDEQFLIYDWRAPISSLYYDFSPGRAQYETMDGMVEGEMELKRQFIVRQGKLKAMFDTGVTIGDDLLKEVLSNQSDSQMKSIVATIQKEQNQIIRSEGNHYLIVQGSAGSGKTSAALQRVAYLLYRYRGTLSSENIMLFSPNPLFNSYVSTVLPELGEENMEQTTFQEYLVNRIGDKFTVEDPFSQMEFLLTSQEQSKEFETRLAGIRYKASLEFKKVIDQYIESLSEHGLRFRDIRFKGKVLVSSEEISNYFYNLNKNSSIQSRITDVVDWLLKELRTQEKKERNKDWVIEEAELLSPEDHLKIYKKLQKQTRFTEDTFDDFEREQRLIAKVIVKRHFKPLIDSVKKLQFIDLEAMYLYLFIQNKDNDSTTYPRDWNGICNQTISSLKDGTLAFEDTTPFIYLQDQIEGQKSNTMIRHLFIDEAQDYSPFQLAFFKQLFPKSRMTILGDVNQAIFAHSISSPTLLSTELYEDEKVEKITLTQSYRSTKEIIEFTKGIVSGGEEIKPFNREGSKPTVQELESLTSMKKVILDKIIALQNAGHETVAIICKTAIESEKVYKELKSEIALKLMKKNTSTFDKGVLVLPAYLAKGIEFDAVLIWDASDTNYHKDYERNLFYVACTRAMHELHLYSLGRMSRFIANTSVTSYDLVGS, from the coding sequence ATGGAAAGTCTCAAGGGGAATACTGGGGATTTAAAGGGTGACATTATCGATCTTAGAAACACCTTTTGGGATGACGTAAAAGTCAATTTAGATGGTTCTGATGAGATTTCTGAAACCTATCTAAGTATAAAACAGCAAGCTGAACTATTATCTGAGCGTGAACGCAGTCACAGTTTATTTCATAAGCAGTTAAAAACACTTGCCAGATTAAAGGATTCACCGTACTTTGGAAGAATTGATTTTCTAGAAGAAGGAGAAAAGGCTTCAGATCAAATTTACTTAGGCATTTCTTCCTTGATGGATGAAAACGACGAACAGTTTCTAATCTATGATTGGCGTGCACCTATTTCAAGCCTTTATTATGATTTTTCACCAGGTAGAGCCCAATATGAAACAATGGATGGAATGGTAGAGGGTGAAATGGAGCTAAAACGTCAATTTATCGTACGTCAGGGAAAATTAAAAGCGATGTTTGATACTGGAGTTACTATCGGAGATGACCTACTAAAAGAAGTATTAAGCAACCAGTCAGATAGCCAAATGAAAAGTATTGTTGCTACGATTCAAAAAGAACAAAATCAAATTATTCGAAGTGAAGGCAATCACTATTTAATAGTTCAAGGTTCGGCCGGAAGTGGAAAGACATCTGCAGCTCTACAAAGGGTAGCCTATCTATTATATCGCTATAGAGGGACATTAAGTTCTGAAAATATCATGTTATTTTCACCGAACCCTTTGTTTAATAGTTATGTATCAACTGTTCTACCTGAACTAGGGGAAGAAAACATGGAACAGACTACGTTTCAGGAATATTTAGTGAACCGTATTGGTGACAAGTTTACGGTTGAAGACCCTTTTTCACAAATGGAATTCCTATTAACTAGCCAAGAACAGAGCAAAGAGTTTGAAACAAGACTTGCCGGTATCCGTTACAAAGCAAGCTTAGAATTTAAAAAAGTAATCGATCAATATATTGAATCATTAAGTGAACACGGTCTTCGTTTTCGTGATATACGGTTTAAAGGAAAAGTACTAGTATCTTCTGAAGAAATAAGTAATTATTTCTATAACTTAAATAAAAATAGTTCAATTCAGAGTAGGATAACGGATGTTGTTGATTGGCTTCTAAAAGAACTTAGAACACAGGAAAAGAAAGAACGAAATAAAGATTGGGTTATTGAAGAAGCAGAACTTTTGAGTCCAGAAGACCATTTAAAGATATATAAAAAACTACAGAAACAAACAAGGTTTACTGAAGATACGTTTGATGATTTTGAACGTGAACAGAGGTTAATAGCAAAGGTCATTGTCAAAAGGCATTTCAAACCATTAATTGATTCAGTAAAAAAACTTCAATTCATTGATTTGGAGGCAATGTATTTATATTTGTTTATACAAAATAAAGACAATGATTCAACCACGTATCCACGGGATTGGAATGGAATTTGTAATCAAACGATAAGTAGTTTAAAAGATGGTACCTTAGCATTTGAGGACACAACTCCTTTCATTTACTTACAAGATCAAATAGAGGGACAGAAGTCTAATACAATGATACGTCATTTATTTATTGATGAAGCACAGGACTATTCACCGTTTCAATTGGCTTTCTTTAAACAGTTATTTCCGAAGAGCAGAATGACAATTTTGGGTGATGTGAATCAGGCCATTTTTGCACATTCCATTTCATCTCCAACCTTATTATCTACTGAATTATATGAAGATGAGAAGGTAGAAAAGATTACACTTACTCAAAGCTATCGCTCAACTAAGGAAATTATTGAGTTCACGAAAGGAATCGTAAGTGGTGGAGAAGAAATCAAACCATTTAATAGAGAAGGTAGTAAGCCAACTGTGCAGGAATTAGAGTCGTTAACTTCCATGAAAAAAGTGATTTTAGATAAGATAATTGCATTGCAAAATGCAGGACATGAAACAGTAGCGATTATTTGCAAAACAGCCATTGAAAGTGAAAAGGTTTATAAAGAGTTAAAATCTGAGATTGCTCTAAAACTCATGAAAAAGAATACATCAACCTTTGATAAAGGAGTTTTGGTACTCCCAGCTTACTTAGCAAAAGGGATTGAATTTGATGCTGTCTTAATTTGGGATGCGTCTGACACTAACTATCACAAAGACTATGAACGAAATCTCTTTTATGTAGCATGTACGCGAGCTATGCATGAATTACACTTATACTCACTAGGTAGAATGAGCCGATTTATTGCAAATACGAGTGTTACTTCGTATGATTTAGTGGGAAGTTAA
- a CDS encoding DegV family protein: MEKKKIAFVTDSTAYLTEELLNHPDIYVAPIVVISEGREYEDGVNLSSEELYDIIRNNKEVPKTSQPSIGKFADLYENLKKDYDHAIAIHVSNKLSGTISSSTAGKDQAEFDVEVIDSLSLSYGITELINKGLQLVEENKNVREIAAELRDHVAKGKNLILLGKLEQLYKGGRMSGAQFLLGNLLQIKPILSINTVGELGLFDRVRSEKKATNKLIELLKQSNEAHTVKQVGIMHGNVLEKAIELKKSIEEALPGIDVVIGEISSSLAVHAGEGTVAMFWFEE, encoded by the coding sequence ATGGAAAAGAAGAAAATTGCTTTTGTAACTGATAGTACAGCTTATTTAACGGAAGAACTACTGAATCACCCTGATATATATGTAGCTCCAATTGTTGTAATTTCGGAGGGCCGTGAGTATGAAGACGGAGTTAACTTATCCTCTGAGGAGCTATATGACATTATTCGTAACAATAAAGAAGTTCCTAAAACTTCTCAACCATCAATAGGTAAATTTGCAGACTTATACGAAAACCTAAAAAAGGACTATGATCATGCAATAGCTATTCATGTCTCTAATAAATTAAGCGGAACGATATCAAGCTCTACTGCTGGAAAAGACCAAGCAGAGTTTGATGTTGAAGTGATTGATTCCCTCTCTCTTTCCTATGGGATAACAGAACTTATCAATAAGGGACTTCAGTTAGTTGAAGAAAATAAGAATGTAAGGGAAATAGCAGCTGAACTAAGAGATCATGTGGCTAAGGGTAAGAATTTAATATTACTAGGGAAACTTGAACAATTGTATAAAGGCGGGAGAATGTCTGGCGCTCAATTTTTACTTGGGAACCTCCTTCAAATTAAACCTATCCTCTCTATCAACACTGTAGGCGAATTAGGATTATTTGATCGTGTCCGCTCTGAAAAGAAAGCGACAAATAAGTTAATTGAGCTATTGAAACAATCAAATGAAGCACATACTGTTAAACAGGTAGGAATCATGCATGGGAATGTTTTAGAAAAGGCAATAGAATTAAAGAAAAGCATTGAAGAAGCTTTACCCGGCATTGATGTAGTCATAGGAGAAATTAGTTCTTCACTAGCTGTTCATGCAGGAGAAGGCACTGTAGCTATGTTTTGGTTTGAGGAGTAA
- a CDS encoding SpoIID/LytB domain-containing protein produces the protein MRYLLIPIMTVLLLISLPIESNADEMVSVKLRNYIKDTSEITFKITGDYFSLDPTIMLKEGVTYQLSVKNGRISVNGDGHTQNLGDSFALLPNQYNVHHFIHINDRPYLGAMEFIIENGDIIRPVNQLPLEDYLKGVVPHEVYPSWEIETLKAQALAARTYASSHLGKVIDDTIFYQVYAGYSWDDRTTVAVVETKGEVLTHNNRLIEAFYSASNGGMTENNSHVWGGEYIHYYPIKKDPYDPVNPWEFTLNQTQIDLAAIDFENKDWWDKSKEKDEAITNTMKGWLKKNGYPGDLKILSIPTFSLSEQKNQSTRAEKGSLQIEFLHRLYDGTIMIERANLQDQEIKNIRRLIGGSIFKSFLIDSLALEDGVYTMKGKGYGHGVGMSQWGASVMGEQGKSYKEILQFYFPGTEITNIPHSESRK, from the coding sequence ATGAGATACTTATTAATTCCTATAATGACAGTACTGTTACTAATATCATTACCAATTGAGAGCAATGCAGACGAAATGGTGAGTGTGAAGCTTAGAAATTACATTAAGGATACTTCCGAAATCACCTTTAAAATTACAGGAGATTATTTTTCACTAGACCCAACAATTATGCTGAAGGAAGGAGTAACTTATCAATTATCCGTAAAAAATGGGAGGATATCTGTAAATGGCGATGGACATACACAGAATTTGGGAGATTCGTTTGCGCTACTACCCAACCAATACAATGTTCATCACTTTATTCATATAAATGATAGACCATACTTAGGAGCAATGGAATTTATCATTGAAAATGGGGATATCATTCGACCAGTAAATCAACTTCCTCTTGAAGACTATTTAAAAGGGGTTGTACCACACGAAGTATATCCTTCGTGGGAAATTGAAACATTAAAGGCTCAAGCACTGGCAGCTAGAACGTACGCATCCTCTCATCTTGGGAAAGTCATTGATGATACAATTTTCTACCAAGTTTATGCTGGTTATAGCTGGGATGATCGAACCACGGTTGCAGTTGTTGAAACGAAAGGTGAAGTATTAACTCATAACAACCGCTTAATTGAAGCCTTTTACTCAGCAAGTAATGGTGGAATGACAGAGAACAACTCCCATGTTTGGGGTGGAGAATATATTCATTACTACCCAATAAAGAAGGATCCATATGATCCAGTGAATCCATGGGAGTTTACGCTGAATCAAACTCAAATTGATTTGGCGGCTATTGATTTTGAGAATAAAGATTGGTGGGACAAAAGTAAGGAAAAAGATGAAGCAATTACGAACACAATGAAAGGGTGGCTGAAAAAGAATGGTTACCCAGGTGATTTGAAAATCCTTTCGATTCCAACCTTTTCGTTATCTGAACAAAAGAACCAGTCAACAAGGGCTGAAAAGGGATCCTTGCAGATTGAGTTTTTACACAGATTATATGATGGTACGATTATGATTGAACGAGCTAATTTGCAGGATCAAGAAATAAAAAACATTCGCCGGCTAATAGGTGGAAGCATTTTTAAAAGCTTTTTAATTGATTCACTAGCACTTGAGGATGGAGTTTATACCATGAAAGGAAAAGGCTACGGACATGGTGTAGGAATGAGTCAATGGGGTGCGAGTGTAATGGGTGAACAAGGAAAGAGCTATAAAGAAATTCTCCAATTTTACTTTCCTGGAACGGAAATTACCAATATTCCTCATTCTGAATCGCGTAAATAG
- a CDS encoding ring-cleaving dioxygenase, producing MEGLKPLKGQHHVSAITANAGQNYHFYTKILGLRLVKKTVNQDDTSMYHLFYADERGNPGTDLTFFEIPRAGHTYYGTNSISTTSLRVPNDASLDYWKSRFEEFGVEYEEVSHVTGRATLDFRDFEGQRLELVSDEHNRGVEAGKPWDKSPVPVEHAIRGLGPVYLTVAEMDKTSKVLTDVLGYRKKGTYTSEEQFEVSVFETAEGGTGAEIHLVERADLPKEKPGRGSVHHVAFRVENQEELMKWVQLLKQLRIPSSGFVERYYFKSLYFREPNGILFELATDGPGFEGDEPFESLGEKLALPPYFEDRREEIEARIKPLDTKE from the coding sequence ATGGAGGGTTTAAAACCTTTAAAAGGCCAGCATCATGTTTCTGCCATTACAGCAAATGCTGGTCAAAACTATCATTTTTATACAAAGATATTGGGCTTAAGACTTGTAAAGAAAACGGTTAATCAAGACGATACATCTATGTACCACTTGTTTTACGCAGATGAAAGAGGAAATCCAGGTACAGATTTAACCTTTTTTGAAATACCGAGAGCGGGACATACTTATTATGGAACAAACAGTATTTCTACAACTTCATTGCGAGTGCCAAACGATGCATCATTGGATTATTGGAAGAGTAGGTTTGAGGAATTTGGTGTCGAGTATGAAGAAGTGTCTCATGTGACAGGACGAGCAACGTTAGATTTCAGGGATTTTGAGGGACAAAGACTTGAACTTGTTTCTGATGAGCATAACAGAGGGGTAGAAGCTGGAAAGCCCTGGGATAAGAGTCCTGTACCAGTTGAACACGCGATTCGAGGATTAGGTCCGGTATATTTAACAGTAGCTGAAATGGACAAAACGTCTAAAGTATTAACAGATGTATTAGGATATCGGAAAAAAGGGACGTATACATCGGAAGAACAGTTTGAAGTAAGTGTTTTTGAAACAGCAGAAGGTGGAACAGGGGCAGAAATTCATTTAGTGGAAAGAGCAGATTTACCAAAAGAGAAACCAGGCCGAGGAAGTGTACACCACGTGGCTTTTCGAGTTGAGAATCAAGAGGAACTGATGAAGTGGGTTCAATTACTAAAACAACTTCGGATTCCGAGCTCGGGCTTTGTTGAACGCTACTATTTTAAATCACTCTATTTCCGAGAGCCCAATGGAATTTTGTTTGAGCTTGCCACTGATGGGCCCGGGTTTGAAGGTGATGAACCGTTTGAAAGTCTTGGTGAGAAACTTGCACTACCACCTTACTTTGAGGATCGTCGTGAAGAAATTGAAGCTCGTATAAAGCCGTTAGATACAAAAGAATAG
- a CDS encoding helix-turn-helix transcriptional regulator codes for MSLQWLPILNKYREQINQRKDRSEFISLHIFDRESNFSMFTEQAGILFNHIGSLEYQIGDDEFKTLQQGEHLLYPKGVTVSIEVKEECFCTQFYLKKEIIEQFIWLLKQYGNYPTAIESQPYRVCIFQQSQTQIIDQLLEQQIHSYFELNKDHDFFISLTLCKIMYHIFPDDHMLSKIVYLVETPFYPEEIPRVEAFMLENYHQPLRMKQLLEVAMVSESNLNRLYKKHFNLSPMERLTAIRMEQAALLLRDSSTTITEVAIQVGYQSMSAFVQQFKKKFGVSPKKYQSSK; via the coding sequence ATGAGTTTACAATGGTTACCAATCTTAAATAAATATCGAGAGCAAATTAATCAGCGTAAAGATAGGTCAGAATTCATTTCTTTACATATTTTTGATAGGGAATCAAACTTCTCAATGTTCACAGAACAAGCCGGAATCTTATTCAATCACATAGGTTCGCTTGAATATCAAATTGGGGATGATGAATTTAAAACACTTCAACAAGGAGAGCATCTTCTTTATCCAAAAGGTGTGACTGTTTCGATAGAGGTTAAGGAGGAATGTTTTTGTACACAATTTTACTTAAAGAAAGAAATTATCGAGCAATTTATTTGGTTACTTAAGCAATATGGAAACTACCCAACTGCTATAGAGAGCCAGCCATACAGAGTATGCATTTTTCAACAATCTCAAACCCAAATCATTGATCAGCTTCTAGAGCAGCAAATACATTCCTACTTTGAATTGAACAAGGATCATGATTTTTTTATAAGCCTTACATTATGTAAAATCATGTATCATATTTTTCCGGATGATCATATGCTTTCAAAAATTGTGTATTTGGTAGAAACGCCATTTTACCCTGAGGAAATACCAAGGGTGGAAGCCTTCATGCTCGAAAACTACCATCAACCTCTTCGTATGAAGCAATTACTCGAAGTGGCTATGGTAAGTGAGTCCAACTTAAATCGTTTATATAAAAAGCATTTTAACTTATCACCGATGGAAAGGTTGACTGCGATCCGGATGGAGCAGGCTGCTTTATTACTTAGGGATTCTTCAACAACAATTACAGAAGTAGCTATTCAGGTGGGATATCAAAGTATGTCAGCGTTTGTTCAGCAATTTAAGAAAAAGTTTGGAGTATCTCCTAAAAAGTATCAGTCAAGTAAATAA
- a CDS encoding GNAT family N-acetyltransferase: MDYVQLTDIKDPLFAQMHQLMQKIFPKEEVLDFDLWEGPVQDKSIRIFVAVHEGEVVGATEYRYYPDTNIAMTDFTIIGKEGLGIGRFLATKRSEDLKQLANGKEILGMFAEIYNPYKVETLPFGEVSAMNPFVRREVLSHLGYQKLNFTYVHPSWLNDGEAVSGLDLCFLPFQENITSLEGTFIAQFLKTYYSVLSNKPEQWTQMVEELETKENVELLPI; the protein is encoded by the coding sequence TTGGATTACGTACAATTAACTGATATTAAAGATCCTTTATTTGCACAAATGCATCAATTAATGCAAAAGATCTTCCCGAAGGAAGAAGTGCTAGATTTTGATTTATGGGAAGGTCCAGTACAGGATAAGTCTATCCGTATTTTCGTTGCAGTTCATGAAGGTGAAGTAGTTGGTGCAACTGAGTACCGTTATTATCCTGATACGAATATTGCAATGACAGATTTTACGATTATCGGTAAAGAAGGATTAGGAATTGGTAGATTTTTAGCGACAAAACGTTCAGAGGACTTAAAGCAGCTTGCTAATGGTAAAGAAATTTTAGGGATGTTTGCAGAAATCTACAACCCATACAAAGTTGAAACGTTACCTTTCGGAGAGGTATCTGCTATGAACCCGTTTGTTCGACGTGAGGTGTTATCACACCTTGGTTATCAAAAGCTTAACTTTACGTATGTTCATCCGTCGTGGTTAAATGATGGTGAGGCTGTTTCGGGTCTTGACTTATGCTTCTTACCATTCCAAGAAAACATCACTTCTTTAGAAGGAACGTTTATTGCACAATTTTTAAAAACGTACTATAGTGTTTTATCTAATAAACCAGAACAATGGACTCAAATGGTTGAAGAGTTAGAAACAAAAGAAAACGTTGAGCTATTACCAATTTAA
- a CDS encoding GNAT family N-acetyltransferase — protein MYRKELYLYQQDTPIKAIVRNYVREDFQQLIEIQKESFPPPFPSELWWNEEQLTNHITLFPEGALCVEIDGEILGSMTGLLVDFDPGHPFHTWEEITDNGYIRRSHNPTGNTLYVVDICVKPAYRKLDLGKLLMQSMYDVVIHKGIDRLLGGGRMPGYHKHSDRLTPEEYLESVLTGALRDPVISFLLRCGRTPVTLVENYLEDEESHNYGVLMEWRNPFK, from the coding sequence GTGTATCGAAAAGAGTTATATCTTTACCAACAAGACACACCGATAAAAGCCATTGTTCGAAACTATGTTAGAGAAGATTTTCAACAATTAATAGAAATTCAAAAAGAAAGTTTTCCACCACCATTTCCATCTGAACTATGGTGGAATGAGGAACAATTAACAAACCATATTACTCTGTTTCCTGAAGGGGCATTGTGTGTTGAGATTGATGGTGAAATTTTAGGGTCTATGACGGGTTTATTAGTCGACTTTGATCCAGGTCATCCTTTTCACACTTGGGAGGAAATTACCGATAATGGCTATATCCGCCGTAGCCACAACCCGACAGGAAATACATTATATGTAGTGGATATATGTGTAAAACCTGCCTACCGAAAACTTGATTTAGGTAAGCTGTTAATGCAATCTATGTATGATGTTGTCATTCATAAAGGCATTGACCGGCTATTAGGGGGAGGAAGAATGCCTGGTTATCATAAGCATTCTGACAGATTGACCCCAGAGGAATATTTAGAAAGTGTTTTGACTGGAGCATTAAGGGACCCTGTTATTTCGTTTCTATTAAGATGTGGTAGAACGCCTGTTACTCTCGTTGAAAATTACCTTGAAGATGAAGAATCTCATAATTATGGGGTATTAATGGAATGGAGAAATCCATTTAAGTAG
- a CDS encoding carbon-nitrogen hydrolase family protein, with translation MKLRVSAVQYHLHTINSFKEFENQVTHYVKTAAEFKSDFILFPEFITTQLMSIDSDNIFSSINQLPQFTEQYYNLFSSLAKETNTHIIGGTHVIEENGKLYNVAHMFYPDGRIGKQPKLHITPTEVDEWNITPGEGLQVFPLSKGTVAVLTCYDIEFPEIVRMAKAMGADVIFCPSCTDDSHGFHRVRYSCHARTIENQVYVVTTGTVGALPTVDFMRANYGQAAVITPNDVPFPQRGIMIEGDINNDMIVTADLDLDLLYEVREKGSVTTWRDRRVDLYPDFEELVKIKNELIG, from the coding sequence ATGAAATTAAGAGTATCTGCAGTTCAATATCATCTGCATACAATAAATAGTTTTAAAGAATTTGAGAATCAAGTAACTCATTATGTTAAAACGGCAGCTGAATTTAAATCAGATTTTATCCTTTTCCCTGAATTTATTACGACTCAATTAATGTCGATTGATTCGGATAATATCTTTTCTTCTATTAATCAATTACCACAATTCACAGAGCAATACTATAACCTGTTTTCTTCTCTCGCTAAAGAAACAAACACACATATTATTGGTGGCACTCATGTTATTGAGGAAAATGGGAAATTATATAATGTCGCTCATATGTTTTATCCGGATGGAAGAATTGGTAAGCAACCAAAGCTTCATATTACACCAACTGAAGTAGATGAATGGAACATCACGCCTGGAGAGGGCTTACAGGTTTTCCCTTTAAGCAAAGGGACTGTGGCTGTACTCACATGTTATGATATTGAGTTCCCAGAAATCGTGCGTATGGCAAAAGCAATGGGAGCTGACGTGATTTTCTGTCCATCTTGTACAGATGATTCGCATGGTTTCCATCGTGTACGTTATTCATGTCATGCTAGAACGATTGAAAACCAAGTTTATGTAGTAACCACTGGTACAGTTGGGGCTTTACCAACAGTCGACTTTATGAGAGCGAACTATGGTCAGGCAGCAGTAATTACACCAAACGATGTACCATTCCCTCAACGTGGAATCATGATTGAAGGAGACATTAATAATGATATGATTGTCACAGCTGACTTAGATTTGGACCTTCTTTATGAAGTTCGTGAAAAAGGGTCTGTTACAACATGGCGTGACCGAAGAGTTGACCTATACCCTGACTTTGAGGAGCTTGTAAAAATCAAAAATGAATTGATCGGATAG
- a CDS encoding ion transporter has translation MIFFKRIWIKAIKMSNWTLFFAMFSLILFSSFFMYYLEPSVFISPFEGLWWTMTTVVTVGYGDVSPTTVGGKIFAMFLYVIGIGLMTVVIGKIIEALSYRKRLKEEGKLQISEKNHIILVNWSKRAEIALQELLQTFTNIHIVIIDEYLEKSPYLHERVDFVSGDPTVEDTMLRANLLESKSIMVFAQDGTKRPSEADGVTLLVASVLEEVGRKYNKNIYTICEVLDSKHIIAFKHANVEEFITPNDTAARLAARSMLFNGSSEVIRQLTSHEGYDLYHVPKNINWVTFRDASQDLSSKGAILVSNHNDFSILSNLDTAIPPNAKLFIICDEKTYDLIK, from the coding sequence TTGATCTTTTTTAAACGGATTTGGATTAAGGCCATCAAAATGAGTAATTGGACCTTGTTCTTTGCCATGTTTTCTTTAATTTTATTCAGTAGCTTTTTTATGTACTACCTTGAACCCTCTGTTTTCATCAGCCCTTTTGAGGGATTATGGTGGACAATGACAACAGTAGTTACTGTAGGCTATGGTGATGTTTCTCCCACAACTGTAGGAGGTAAAATATTTGCCATGTTTCTTTACGTAATTGGAATCGGCTTAATGACAGTTGTGATTGGTAAAATTATTGAGGCTTTAAGCTACCGAAAAAGATTAAAGGAGGAAGGCAAGTTGCAAATATCAGAGAAAAATCATATTATTCTAGTCAACTGGTCAAAACGGGCAGAAATTGCTCTTCAGGAACTACTTCAAACATTTACAAATATACATATCGTGATTATTGATGAATATTTAGAAAAAAGTCCGTACTTACATGAGCGAGTTGATTTTGTCAGTGGTGACCCTACTGTAGAAGATACAATGCTACGAGCAAATCTTTTAGAATCAAAATCGATCATGGTATTTGCTCAGGATGGTACAAAAAGACCTTCAGAAGCAGATGGTGTCACACTGCTAGTTGCTTCAGTTCTAGAAGAAGTAGGTAGAAAATACAACAAGAATATCTATACCATTTGTGAGGTTTTAGATTCAAAACACATCATTGCCTTTAAACATGCAAATGTGGAAGAGTTTATTACTCCAAATGACACAGCTGCCCGATTAGCCGCTCGTTCTATGCTATTTAATGGATCTAGTGAAGTCATTCGTCAACTCACGTCGCATGAAGGCTATGACTTATACCATGTACCTAAAAACATAAACTGGGTAACATTTCGAGACGCGTCACAGGATCTATCCTCGAAAGGCGCAATACTCGTATCCAATCACAATGATTTTTCAATATTATCTAACCTTGATACAGCCATTCCACCAAATGCTAAATTATTTATCATCTGTGATGAAAAAACATATGACCTTATCAAATAA